Proteins encoded in a region of the Burkholderia ubonensis subsp. mesacidophila genome:
- the ompA gene encoding outer membrane protein OmpA gives MNKLSKLAFIAATAVMAASASAQSVPASRQAVNDNWVNGTGEYVWMNGTNELCWRDAFWTPATANAKCDGALVAQAPAPAPVAPAAAPAISSQKITYQADALFDFDKATLKPLGKQKLDDLAGKIQGMNTEVVVATGYTDRIGSDKYNDRLSLRRAQAVKSYLVSKGIPANKIYTEGKGKRNPVTTGCNQKNRKQLIACLAPDRRVEVEVVGTQEVQKTTVPAQ, from the coding sequence ATGAATAAACTTTCAAAGCTCGCGTTCATTGCAGCTACCGCAGTTATGGCTGCATCCGCATCGGCACAATCGGTGCCGGCGTCGCGACAAGCCGTGAATGACAACTGGGTGAACGGTACCGGCGAATACGTCTGGATGAACGGCACGAACGAGCTTTGCTGGCGCGATGCATTCTGGACGCCGGCCACCGCCAACGCGAAGTGCGATGGCGCACTGGTCGCCCAGGCACCGGCACCGGCTCCGGTCGCACCGGCGGCAGCTCCGGCAATCTCGAGCCAGAAGATCACGTATCAAGCCGACGCACTGTTCGACTTCGACAAGGCAACGCTGAAGCCGCTGGGCAAGCAGAAGCTGGACGACCTGGCTGGCAAGATCCAGGGCATGAACACGGAAGTGGTCGTCGCAACGGGCTACACCGACCGCATCGGTTCGGACAAGTACAACGACCGTCTGTCGCTGCGCCGTGCGCAAGCCGTGAAGTCGTACCTGGTCAGCAAGGGCATCCCGGCCAACAAGATCTACACGGAAGGCAAGGGCAAGCGCAACCCGGTCACGACCGGCTGCAACCAGAAGAACCGCAAGCAGCTGATCGCTTGCCTCGCACCGGACCGCCGCGTGGAAGTCGAAGTGGTCGGTACGCAAGAAGTGCAGAAGACGACCGTTCCGGCACAGTAA
- the gyrA gene encoding DNA gyrase subunit A: protein MDQFAKETLPTSLEEEMRRSYLDYAMSVIVGRALPDVRDGLKPVHRRVLFAMHELNNDWNRAYKKSARIVGDVIGKYHPHGDSAVYETIVRMAQDFSLRYMLVDGQGNFGSIDGDNAAAMRYTEIRMAKIGHELLSDIDKETVDFGPNYDGSEMQPLILPARIPNLLINGSSGIAVGMATNIPPHNLNEVVDACQHLLHNPEATIDELIEIIPAPDFPTAGIIYGVAGVRDGYRTGRGRVVMRAATHFEEIDRGQRMAIIVDELPYQVNKRSLLERIAELVNEKKLEGISDIRDESDKSGMRVVIELKRGEVPEVVLNNLYKATQLQDTFGMNMVALVDGQPKLLNLKEIVQCFLSHRREVLTRRTVYELRKARERGHVLEGLAVALANIDEFIAIIKAAPTPPIAKQELMTKAWDSSLVREMLTRAETENAPAGGRDAYRPEGLNPAFGMQGDGLYRLSDTQAQEILQMRLQRLTGLEQDKIIGEYREVMAQIADLLDILARPERITVMIAEELTAVKAEFGDARRSKIELNATELNTEDLITPQDMVVTMSHSGYVKSQPLSEYRAQKRGGRGKQATQMKEDDWIETLFIANTHDYMLCFSNRGRVYWVKVYEVPQGSRNSRGRPIVNMFPLQDGEKINVVLPVKEFSADKFVFMATSLGTVKKTPLEAFSRPMKKGIIAVGLDDGDFLIGASITDGAHDVMLFSDAGKAVRFDENDVRPMGREARGVRGMQLEDGQQVIAMLVAGSEEQSVLTATENGYGKRTPITEYTRHGRGTKGMIAIQTSERNGKVVAATLVDAEDQIMLITTAGVLIRTRVSEIREMGRATQGVTLISLDEGTKLSGLQQIAEAEDGDGEADEASDGEA from the coding sequence ATGGATCAATTCGCCAAAGAGACCCTGCCCACCTCCCTTGAGGAGGAAATGCGCCGTTCGTATCTCGATTACGCGATGAGCGTGATCGTCGGACGTGCCCTTCCGGATGTCCGCGACGGACTGAAGCCGGTGCACCGGCGCGTCCTGTTCGCGATGCACGAACTGAACAACGACTGGAACCGGGCGTACAAGAAGTCGGCGCGTATCGTCGGCGACGTGATCGGTAAGTACCACCCTCACGGCGACAGCGCGGTGTATGAAACGATCGTGCGGATGGCGCAGGATTTCTCGCTGCGCTACATGCTGGTCGACGGGCAAGGCAACTTCGGCTCGATCGACGGCGACAATGCCGCCGCGATGCGTTACACCGAAATTCGCATGGCGAAGATCGGTCACGAGCTGCTGTCCGACATCGACAAGGAAACCGTCGATTTCGGCCCGAACTACGACGGCAGCGAGATGCAGCCGCTGATCCTGCCGGCGCGGATCCCGAACCTGCTGATCAACGGTTCGTCGGGCATCGCGGTCGGCATGGCGACCAACATCCCGCCGCACAACCTGAACGAAGTCGTCGATGCGTGCCAGCACCTGCTGCACAACCCTGAAGCGACGATCGACGAACTGATCGAGATCATCCCGGCGCCGGACTTCCCGACGGCCGGCATCATCTACGGCGTCGCCGGCGTGCGCGACGGCTATCGCACCGGCCGCGGCCGCGTCGTGATGCGCGCGGCCACGCACTTCGAGGAGATCGATCGCGGCCAGCGGATGGCGATCATCGTCGACGAGCTGCCGTACCAGGTCAACAAGCGCTCGCTGCTCGAGCGCATCGCCGAACTCGTCAACGAGAAGAAGCTCGAGGGCATCTCCGACATCCGCGACGAGTCCGACAAGAGCGGCATGCGCGTCGTGATCGAGCTCAAGCGCGGCGAAGTGCCGGAAGTGGTGCTGAACAACCTGTACAAGGCGACCCAGCTCCAGGACACCTTCGGCATGAACATGGTCGCGCTCGTCGACGGCCAGCCGAAGCTGCTCAACCTGAAGGAAATCGTTCAGTGCTTCCTGTCGCACCGCCGCGAGGTGCTCACGCGCCGGACGGTGTACGAACTGCGCAAGGCGCGCGAACGCGGCCACGTGCTCGAAGGTCTCGCGGTTGCGCTCGCGAACATCGACGAGTTCATCGCGATCATCAAGGCCGCGCCGACGCCGCCGATCGCGAAGCAGGAACTGATGACCAAGGCGTGGGATTCGTCGCTGGTGCGCGAGATGCTCACCCGCGCCGAGACCGAGAATGCCCCGGCAGGCGGTCGCGACGCGTATCGCCCGGAAGGGCTGAACCCGGCATTCGGCATGCAGGGCGACGGCCTGTACAGGCTGTCCGACACGCAGGCCCAGGAAATCCTGCAGATGCGCCTGCAGCGCCTGACCGGCCTCGAGCAGGACAAGATCATCGGCGAGTACCGCGAGGTGATGGCGCAGATCGCAGACCTGCTTGATATCCTGGCCCGCCCCGAGCGGATCACGGTGATGATCGCCGAGGAGCTGACCGCGGTGAAGGCCGAGTTCGGCGACGCGCGCCGCTCGAAGATCGAGCTGAACGCGACCGAGCTGAACACCGAAGACCTGATCACCCCGCAGGACATGGTCGTCACGATGTCCCATTCGGGCTACGTGAAGTCGCAGCCGCTGTCCGAGTACCGCGCGCAGAAGCGCGGCGGCCGCGGCAAGCAGGCGACGCAGATGAAGGAAGACGACTGGATCGAGACGCTCTTCATCGCGAACACGCACGACTACATGCTGTGCTTCTCGAACCGCGGCCGCGTGTACTGGGTCAAGGTCTACGAGGTGCCGCAGGGCTCGCGCAACTCGCGCGGCCGCCCGATCGTCAACATGTTCCCGCTGCAGGACGGCGAGAAGATCAACGTCGTGCTGCCGGTCAAGGAATTCTCGGCCGACAAGTTCGTGTTCATGGCGACGTCGCTCGGCACCGTGAAGAAGACGCCGCTCGAGGCATTCAGCCGTCCGATGAAGAAGGGCATCATCGCGGTCGGCCTCGACGACGGCGATTTCCTGATCGGCGCGTCGATCACCGACGGCGCGCACGACGTGATGCTGTTCTCCGACGCCGGCAAGGCGGTGCGCTTCGACGAGAACGACGTGCGTCCGATGGGCCGCGAGGCGCGCGGCGTGCGCGGGATGCAGCTCGAGGACGGCCAGCAGGTCATCGCGATGCTGGTCGCGGGCAGCGAGGAGCAGTCGGTGCTCACCGCGACCGAGAACGGCTACGGCAAGCGCACCCCGATCACCGAGTACACGCGTCACGGCCGCGGCACGAAGGGCATGATCGCGATCCAGACGTCCGAGCGCAACGGCAAGGTGGTCGCCGCGACGCTCGTCGACGCCGAGGATCAGATCATGCTGATCACGACCGCCGGTGTCCTGATTCGCACGCGCGTTTCGGAGATTCGCGAAATGGGGCGCGCCACGCAAGGTGTTACACTCATCAGCCTCGATGAGGGTACGAAGCTCTCCGGCCTGCAGCAGATCGCGGAAGCCGAAGATGGCGACGGCGAGGCCGACGAGGCGTCGGACGGCGAAGCCTGA
- a CDS encoding substrate-binding domain-containing protein gives MIRVECDANLIVRDSDGRKASLSDVAPLLELVAGTGSIAQAAQAKGLSYRHAWGVLRALEACVGGALIETARGKGSVLSELGQAVVDAQRLARSRLDGNLRALAAEVASDLNRRLAQRDGGVRIHASHGYAVAALVSALVDAHAAVDIKYRESVEAVQALARGECELAGFHLPRGEFREQCAQIYRPWLDDARHVLIHLTRRKQGLFLPRGNPKQVRGLSDLARDDIRFVNRQPGSGTRMLLDLALRRIGVDPERINGYASAELTHSAIAAFVASGMADLGFGVEPAAHHFGLDFIPVVDEDYYFACERERLGERPLDGVLALLRDARYVERVARLDGYDPAACGTVTSVAAGLAGADA, from the coding sequence ATGATTCGAGTCGAATGCGACGCAAATCTGATCGTGCGCGACAGCGACGGGCGCAAGGCGAGCCTGTCGGACGTCGCGCCGTTGCTGGAACTCGTCGCCGGGACGGGCAGCATCGCGCAGGCGGCGCAGGCCAAAGGGTTGTCGTACCGCCATGCGTGGGGGGTGCTGCGCGCGCTGGAGGCCTGCGTCGGCGGCGCGCTGATCGAAACCGCGCGGGGCAAGGGGTCGGTGCTGTCCGAGCTCGGGCAGGCGGTCGTCGACGCGCAGCGTCTCGCGCGCAGCCGTCTCGACGGGAACCTGCGCGCGCTGGCGGCCGAAGTCGCGAGCGACCTGAACCGGCGGCTCGCGCAGCGCGACGGGGGTGTGCGCATCCATGCGTCGCACGGCTATGCGGTCGCGGCGCTCGTCTCCGCGCTGGTCGACGCGCATGCGGCGGTCGACATCAAGTACCGCGAGAGCGTTGAAGCCGTACAGGCGCTCGCGCGCGGCGAGTGCGAGCTTGCGGGCTTCCATCTGCCGCGCGGCGAGTTTCGCGAACAATGCGCGCAGATCTACCGGCCCTGGCTCGACGACGCGCGCCACGTGCTGATTCACCTGACGCGGCGCAAGCAAGGCTTGTTCTTGCCGCGCGGCAACCCGAAGCAGGTGCGCGGCCTGTCCGACCTCGCGCGCGACGACATCCGCTTCGTCAACCGCCAGCCGGGCTCGGGCACGCGCATGCTGCTGGATCTCGCGCTGCGCCGGATCGGCGTTGATCCCGAACGCATCAACGGCTATGCATCGGCCGAGCTGACCCATTCGGCGATCGCCGCGTTCGTCGCCAGCGGGATGGCCGATCTCGGCTTCGGCGTCGAGCCGGCCGCGCATCATTTCGGTCTCGATTTCATTCCGGTTGTCGACGAGGATTACTACTTCGCGTGCGAACGCGAGCGGCTCGGCGAGCGGCCGCTCGACGGCGTGCTGGCGCTACTGCGCGACGCGCGCTACGTCGAACGGGTCGCGCGTCTCGACGGCTACGATCCGGCGGCGTGCGGCACGGTGACGAGCGTCGCGGCGGGGCTCGCCGGCGCGGACGCGTAG
- a CDS encoding DUF2059 domain-containing protein: MQKQFKQLVLLAALVPTFAMAQSLSNPAPAPAAAAAPIDADKKAAIKDLLDAIDAPKLVSAIGNSAEMQAKQLVPAILSDALSENKTLNDKQKQAAVPTLQKNAVPKLVDGAGKVFATQAFSNDAMQAQYDAYAKYYSTSEIKDLTTFYKSTTGRKFIQVQDQVGRDVVNGLMQKYMPQAIQATRAQADKEVSAVKPGK, translated from the coding sequence ATGCAAAAGCAATTCAAGCAACTGGTCCTGCTGGCTGCACTGGTGCCGACGTTCGCGATGGCGCAATCGCTGTCGAACCCCGCACCGGCTCCGGCGGCGGCAGCTGCGCCGATCGACGCCGACAAGAAGGCAGCGATCAAGGATCTGCTCGACGCGATCGACGCGCCGAAGCTCGTGTCGGCAATCGGCAACAGCGCTGAAATGCAGGCGAAGCAGCTGGTGCCGGCGATCCTGTCGGACGCGCTGTCGGAAAACAAGACGCTGAACGACAAGCAGAAGCAGGCTGCGGTCCCGACGCTGCAGAAGAACGCGGTGCCGAAGCTGGTCGACGGCGCGGGCAAGGTCTTCGCGACGCAGGCGTTCAGCAACGACGCGATGCAGGCTCAGTACGACGCGTACGCGAAGTACTACAGCACGTCGGAGATCAAGGACCTGACGACGTTCTACAAGAGCACGACGGGCCGCAAGTTCATCCAGGTGCAGGATCAGGTCGGCCGCGACGTGGTCAACGGCCTGATGCAGAAGTACATGCCGCAAGCGATCCAGGCGACGCGCGCGCAGGCTGACAAGGAAGTCTCGGCAGTCAAGCCGGGCAAGTAA
- the serC gene encoding 3-phosphoserine/phosphohydroxythreonine transaminase has protein sequence MRVFNFSAGPAAMPEEVLRQAADEMLDWHGSGMSVMEMSHRGKEFMSIHETALADLRELLDVPASHRILFLQGGGIAENAVVPMNLLGSRKTADFVVTGSWSQKSFNEAKKYGTPHLAATGKTDAGYTRAPARAEWQLSDDPAYVHLCTNETIDGVETFEIPDLGDVPLVADVSSHILSRPMDVAKYGVLFGGAQKNIGMAGVTLVIVREDLLDRALSICPSAFEWKTVAANNSLYNTPPTYAIYVAGLVFQWLKRQGGLQAIEARNIEKAKLLYDTIDASSFYLNKVEPTARSRMNVPFFLADETRNEDFLAGAKARGLLQLKGHKSVGGMRASIYNAVPLEGVKALVEYMKDFEQHRA, from the coding sequence ATGCGCGTCTTTAATTTCTCCGCCGGCCCCGCGGCGATGCCCGAGGAAGTGCTGCGGCAAGCCGCCGACGAAATGCTCGACTGGCATGGCAGCGGCATGAGCGTGATGGAGATGAGCCATCGCGGCAAGGAATTCATGTCGATCCACGAAACGGCGCTCGCCGACCTGCGCGAGCTGCTCGACGTGCCGGCGAGCCACCGGATCCTGTTCCTGCAGGGCGGCGGCATCGCGGAAAACGCAGTCGTGCCGATGAACCTGCTCGGGTCGCGCAAGACGGCCGATTTCGTCGTGACGGGCTCGTGGTCGCAGAAGTCGTTCAACGAGGCGAAGAAGTACGGCACGCCGCATCTCGCCGCGACCGGCAAGACCGACGCCGGCTATACGCGCGCGCCGGCCCGCGCCGAATGGCAACTGTCGGATGATCCGGCCTACGTGCACCTGTGCACGAACGAGACGATCGACGGCGTCGAGACGTTCGAGATCCCCGATCTCGGCGACGTGCCGCTCGTCGCGGACGTGTCGTCGCACATCCTGTCGCGCCCGATGGACGTCGCGAAGTACGGCGTGCTGTTCGGCGGCGCGCAGAAGAACATCGGGATGGCGGGCGTCACGCTCGTGATCGTCCGCGAGGACCTGCTCGATCGCGCGCTGTCGATCTGTCCGTCCGCATTCGAATGGAAGACGGTCGCCGCGAACAATTCGCTGTACAACACGCCGCCGACCTACGCGATCTACGTCGCGGGCCTCGTGTTCCAGTGGCTGAAGCGGCAGGGCGGCCTGCAGGCGATCGAGGCCCGCAACATCGAGAAGGCGAAGCTGCTCTACGACACGATCGACGCGAGCAGCTTCTATTTGAACAAGGTCGAGCCGACGGCGCGTTCGCGGATGAACGTGCCCTTTTTCCTGGCCGACGAAACGCGCAACGAAGACTTCCTTGCCGGCGCAAAGGCGCGCGGGCTGCTGCAGCTGAAGGGCCACAAGTCCGTCGGCGGCATGCGGGCGTCGATCTACAACGCGGTGCCGCTCGAGGGCGTGAAAGCGCTCGTCGAGTACATGAAGGATTTCGAGCAGCACCGCGCCTGA
- the pheA gene encoding prephenate dehydratase: MDDELNSRLKPLRDRIDAIDAQLIELLNQRAAVALEVGEVKKHFNAPVFRPERELQVINRLQDMSAGPLASEHISAIWREIMAASRALEQTIHVAFLGPVGTYSEQAMFEYFGQSIEGLPCPSIDEVFRSVEASAAAFGIAPVENSAEGAVSRTLDLLLQTQLLISGELALPIHHNLLTQGGTLDGVKRVCAHAQALAQCQQWLSANAPQLERQAVSSNAEAARLAAADPTVAAIAGDRAAAHYGLQIAFALIQDDPHNRTRFVIVGKQPAGPSGYDQTSLIVSVKNEPGAVFKLLEPLARHGVSMTRFESRPARVGTWEYYFYIDIEGHRDDASVAAALAELGQKAAFLKILGSYPRAR, encoded by the coding sequence ATGGACGACGAACTGAATTCCCGCCTGAAACCGCTGCGCGACCGCATCGATGCGATCGACGCGCAGCTGATCGAGCTCCTGAACCAGCGCGCCGCGGTGGCGCTCGAGGTGGGCGAGGTCAAGAAGCACTTCAACGCGCCGGTGTTCCGGCCGGAACGCGAGCTGCAGGTGATCAACCGCCTGCAGGACATGAGCGCGGGACCGCTTGCGAGCGAGCACATCAGCGCGATCTGGCGCGAGATCATGGCCGCGAGCCGCGCGCTCGAGCAGACGATCCACGTCGCGTTCCTCGGGCCGGTCGGCACGTACAGCGAACAGGCGATGTTCGAGTATTTCGGCCAGTCGATCGAAGGGCTGCCGTGCCCGTCGATCGACGAGGTGTTCCGCTCGGTCGAGGCGAGCGCCGCGGCGTTCGGCATCGCGCCGGTCGAGAATTCGGCCGAGGGCGCGGTGTCGCGCACGCTCGACCTGCTGCTGCAGACGCAGTTGCTGATCAGCGGTGAACTCGCGCTGCCGATCCACCACAACCTGCTCACGCAGGGCGGCACGCTCGACGGCGTGAAGCGCGTGTGCGCGCATGCGCAGGCGCTGGCCCAGTGCCAGCAATGGCTGTCGGCGAATGCGCCGCAGCTCGAGCGGCAGGCGGTCTCGAGCAATGCCGAGGCGGCCCGTCTTGCTGCGGCCGATCCGACGGTGGCGGCCATCGCCGGCGACCGGGCGGCGGCGCACTACGGCCTGCAGATCGCGTTCGCGCTGATCCAGGACGATCCGCACAACCGCACCCGTTTCGTGATCGTCGGCAAGCAGCCGGCGGGGCCGAGCGGCTACGACCAGACGTCGCTGATCGTGTCGGTGAAGAACGAGCCGGGCGCGGTGTTCAAGCTGCTCGAGCCGCTCGCGCGGCACGGCGTGTCGATGACCCGCTTCGAGTCGCGCCCCGCGCGCGTCGGCACGTGGGAGTACTACTTCTACATCGACATCGAAGGGCATCGGGACGACGCGTCGGTCGCGGCCGCGCTTGCGGAACTCGGCCAGAAGGCCGCGTTCCTGAAGATTCTCGGTTCGTATCCGCGCGCGCGCTGA
- a CDS encoding DUF4148 domain-containing protein, with the protein MKSLVQAVVVAAALVAPVVSFAQPGSQITRAQVRAELVQLQQAGYNSARGEDPHYPEAIQAATARVAEQQRNAVAQAQGVDASGYGAQARGASASGSRAAGVHPATVEEMNSLYRGS; encoded by the coding sequence ATGAAATCGCTCGTTCAAGCCGTCGTCGTTGCTGCAGCTCTCGTTGCCCCGGTCGTGTCGTTCGCCCAGCCGGGTTCGCAGATCACCCGCGCGCAGGTGCGCGCCGAACTGGTTCAGCTCCAGCAGGCGGGCTACAACTCGGCACGCGGTGAAGATCCGCATTACCCGGAAGCGATCCAGGCCGCGACTGCGCGCGTCGCCGAGCAGCAGCGCAATGCCGTTGCGCAGGCGCAAGGCGTCGATGCCAGCGGTTACGGCGCGCAAGCGCGGGGCGCATCGGCGTCGGGTTCGCGCGCGGCGGGCGTGCATCCGGCCACTGTCGAAGAAATGAACTCGCTGTATCGCGGCAGCTAA
- a CDS encoding NAD(P)H-dependent oxidoreductase subunit E gives MSPISEAPDALVARHAHGGRSLVAVLHAIQDEAGYVPPGCVAPLAKALNLSRAEVHGVLTYYHHFRTEPPARVTIQMCRAEACRSMGCEALAAHAQARTGCAFDAAHGDSPQAGAVAPGDVALESVYCLGLCAQSPSMTINGVLHAKVTPEKFDALLADAVAHAQEAA, from the coding sequence ATGTCCCCGATTTCCGAAGCGCCCGACGCACTAGTCGCGCGGCATGCGCACGGCGGCCGGTCGCTCGTCGCCGTGCTGCATGCGATCCAGGACGAAGCGGGCTACGTGCCGCCCGGTTGCGTCGCGCCGCTCGCGAAGGCGCTCAACCTGTCGCGCGCGGAAGTGCACGGCGTCCTCACGTATTACCACCATTTCCGCACCGAGCCGCCGGCGCGCGTGACGATCCAGATGTGCCGCGCCGAAGCCTGCCGCAGCATGGGCTGCGAAGCGCTCGCGGCGCACGCGCAAGCGCGCACCGGCTGCGCGTTCGACGCCGCGCACGGCGACTCGCCGCAGGCGGGCGCCGTCGCGCCGGGCGACGTCGCGCTCGAATCCGTCTACTGCCTGGGGCTCTGCGCACAATCGCCGTCGATGACGATCAACGGCGTGCTGCACGCGAAGGTCACCCCGGAGAAATTCGACGCGCTGCTCGCCGACGCCGTCGCGCACGCTCAGGAGGCGGCATGA
- the ubiG gene encoding bifunctional 2-polyprenyl-6-hydroxyphenol methylase/3-demethylubiquinol 3-O-methyltransferase UbiG, with protein sequence MTNADPHELQKFSDLAHRWWDPNAEFKPLHDLNPVRLGWIDAHAHLAGKRVLDIGCGGGILSESMAGLGAQVKGIDLSTEALGVADLHSLESGVTVDYEAIAAEAIAEREPGTYDVVTCMEMLEHVPSPANVVAACATLVKPGGWVFFSTLNRNLKSYLFAVIGAEYIAQMLPKGTHDYARFIRPSELAGFVRATDLHVVEIKGITYHPLGKRFALSNDTDINYLVACRRGA encoded by the coding sequence ATGACCAACGCCGATCCGCACGAACTCCAGAAATTCAGCGACCTCGCCCATCGGTGGTGGGATCCGAATGCCGAATTCAAGCCGCTGCACGACCTGAACCCGGTCCGGCTCGGCTGGATCGACGCGCACGCCCATCTGGCCGGCAAGCGCGTGCTCGACATCGGTTGCGGCGGCGGCATCCTGTCCGAATCGATGGCCGGGCTCGGCGCGCAGGTGAAAGGCATCGACCTGTCCACCGAAGCGCTTGGCGTCGCCGACCTGCACAGCCTCGAGAGCGGCGTAACGGTCGACTACGAGGCGATCGCGGCCGAAGCGATCGCGGAGCGCGAGCCCGGCACCTACGACGTGGTCACGTGCATGGAGATGCTCGAGCACGTGCCGTCGCCGGCCAATGTCGTCGCGGCCTGCGCGACGCTCGTCAAGCCGGGCGGCTGGGTGTTCTTCTCGACGCTGAACCGCAACCTGAAGTCCTACCTGTTCGCCGTGATCGGCGCCGAATACATCGCGCAGATGCTGCCGAAGGGCACGCACGACTACGCACGCTTCATCCGTCCATCGGAACTGGCCGGCTTCGTGCGCGCCACCGATCTGCACGTCGTGGAGATCAAGGGCATCACGTATCATCCGCTCGGCAAGCGCTTCGCGCTGTCGAACGACACCGACATCAATTACCTCGTCGCATGCCGTCGCGGCGCGTGA
- a CDS encoding prephenate dehydrogenase: MSGFAFNKLVIFGVGLIGGSLARALRERAPGGAGEIVGVGRSPASVERAVSLGVIDRAAALDDDAQLRDALAGADLVLLAAPVAQTGPLLARIAPWLDDATIVTDAGSTKSDVVAAARDALGARLAQFVPGHPIAGRESSGVEAALPDLYVGRNVVLCPLPENPAASVERIDAMWRATGADVRTMSAQQHDRVFASVSHLPHVLSFALVEQILGEADAELKFSYAAGGFRDFTRIAASSPEMWRDICVANRAALLDELDGYTRVLERLRAAIDAGDGAALETVFARSRAARSAWQERGGKHASGEPAPGQPAQTIRK, from the coding sequence GTGTCAGGCTTTGCATTCAACAAACTGGTCATCTTCGGCGTCGGCCTGATCGGCGGATCGCTGGCCCGCGCGCTGCGCGAGCGCGCGCCGGGCGGCGCGGGCGAAATCGTCGGCGTCGGCCGCTCGCCGGCGTCGGTCGAGCGGGCGGTTTCGCTCGGCGTGATCGATCGCGCCGCGGCGCTCGACGACGATGCGCAATTGCGCGACGCGCTCGCCGGCGCCGATCTGGTGCTGCTGGCCGCGCCGGTCGCGCAGACGGGCCCGCTGCTCGCGCGCATCGCGCCGTGGCTCGACGACGCGACGATCGTCACCGACGCGGGCAGCACCAAGTCGGACGTGGTGGCCGCCGCGCGCGACGCGCTCGGCGCGCGCCTCGCGCAGTTCGTGCCGGGGCATCCGATCGCCGGGCGCGAGTCGAGCGGCGTCGAGGCGGCGCTGCCGGACCTGTACGTCGGCCGCAACGTCGTGCTGTGCCCGCTGCCGGAGAATCCGGCTGCGTCGGTCGAGCGGATCGACGCGATGTGGCGCGCGACCGGCGCCGACGTGCGGACGATGAGCGCGCAGCAGCATGATCGCGTGTTCGCGTCGGTGAGCCATCTGCCGCACGTGCTGTCGTTCGCGCTCGTCGAGCAGATCCTCGGCGAGGCGGACGCGGAACTGAAATTCTCGTATGCGGCGGGCGGGTTCCGCGACTTCACGCGCATCGCCGCATCGAGCCCCGAAATGTGGCGCGACATCTGCGTCGCGAACCGCGCCGCGCTGCTCGACGAGCTCGACGGCTACACGCGCGTGCTCGAACGGCTGCGGGCCGCGATCGACGCGGGCGACGGCGCGGCGCTCGAAACCGTGTTCGCGCGTTCGCGCGCCGCGCGCTCGGCGTGGCAGGAGCGCGGCGGCAAGCACGCGTCCGGCGAGCCGGCCCCCGGACAGCCCGCCCAAACGATCAGGAAATAA
- the gph gene encoding phosphoglycolate phosphatase (PGP is an essential enzyme in the glycolate salvage pathway in higher organisms (photorespiration in plants). Phosphoglycolate results from the oxidase activity of RubisCO in the Calvin cycle when concentrations of carbon dioxide are low relative to oxygen. This enzyme is a member of the Haloacid Dehalogenase (HAD) superfamily of aspartate-nucleophile hydrolase enzymes (PF00702).), with protein sequence MTTSLSPTRAAPDEPGLQRCDAVLFDLDGTLADTAPDLAAAVNKMQRARGLAETSLDTLRPLASAGARGLLGGAFGISPQSADYDAMRDEFLANYATDLCVHTTLFPGIDTLLDELDARGVRWGIVTNKAMRLTEPLVGLLGLGPRAACVVGGDTTPHAKPHPAPLLHAAGQLTIAPERIVYVGDDLRDIQAGSAAGMATVAAAYGYCGDGAAPGDWQAHHLVETTQQLRELLRDVGL encoded by the coding sequence ATGACGACTTCCCTCTCGCCCACGCGGGCCGCGCCCGACGAACCGGGCCTGCAACGCTGCGACGCGGTGCTGTTCGATCTCGACGGCACGCTCGCCGATACCGCACCCGATCTCGCAGCCGCGGTCAACAAGATGCAGCGCGCGCGCGGACTGGCCGAGACCTCGCTCGACACGCTGCGGCCGCTGGCGTCCGCCGGCGCGCGCGGCCTGCTCGGCGGCGCATTCGGCATCAGCCCGCAGTCGGCCGACTACGACGCGATGCGCGACGAGTTCCTGGCCAACTACGCGACCGACCTTTGCGTGCACACGACGCTGTTCCCCGGCATCGACACGCTGCTCGACGAGCTCGACGCACGCGGCGTGCGCTGGGGCATCGTCACGAACAAGGCGATGCGCCTGACCGAACCGCTCGTCGGCCTGCTCGGCCTCGGCCCGCGCGCAGCGTGCGTCGTCGGGGGCGATACAACGCCGCACGCGAAACCGCACCCCGCCCCGCTGCTGCATGCAGCCGGGCAGCTGACGATCGCGCCCGAGCGCATCGTCTACGTCGGCGACGACCTGCGCGACATCCAGGCAGGCAGCGCGGCAGGCATGGCCACCGTCGCGGCCGCCTACGGCTATTGCGGCGACGGCGCCGCGCCGGGGGACTGGCAAGCTCATCACCTTGTCGAAACGACGCAGCAATTACGCGAGCTGCTGCGCGATGTTGGGCTATAA